The following are encoded together in the Triticum dicoccoides isolate Atlit2015 ecotype Zavitan chromosome 6B, WEW_v2.0, whole genome shotgun sequence genome:
- the LOC119326104 gene encoding probable cation transporter HKT6 — MNNSLVVYLKSLRTFCAFAPTKLSSFAKSAWQSMKYSCQFICQTNPLFIQVTYFTLISFAGYEALKVLNSQDKSNTLKDLDVLFTSVSASTVSSMATVEMEEFSSKQLWVLAILMLIGSEVFTSILGLHFMRAKFNTENSLNTRDHISHVDIESINVTNFDPNTSHGTKDEVSFSELHLANKQHVDPKTTVLLGAAVTVYLLITNLGSSLVIYLYLKLVPDAQEVLKRKGIGLFLFSVFTAISSVANCGFTPVNENMIIFQKNSGLLLLIIPQMLVGNTLFAPCLRFMVWSLQKITGKQEWSFILEHPKATGYRHLMSTRKSAYLVLTVVGFIILQTILFCSLEWSSEAIQEMSSYQKIVGALFQSTNARHAGETIVDLSSISSAIIVLYTVMMYLPGYTSLLPNYDDRYSKAEKRYSRKGLLEDWIFSQLTYLAIFVMLICITEREALTTDPLNFNVFSILFEVVSAYGNVGFSMGYSCKRLLKQDVHCKDASYGFVGKWSDKGKMILIIVMVFGRLKAYNLKGGKAWKLR, encoded by the exons ATGAATAATTCTCTTGTAGTATACCTAAAAAGCCTTCGAACTTTCTGTGCATTTGCACCCACCAAATTGTCTTCTTTTGCCAAATCTGCATGGCAATCTATGAAATACTCCTGCCAGTTCATCTGCCAAACTAACCCACTCTTTATCCAAGTCACCTATTTCACCTTGATCTCATTTGCTGGATATGAAGCTCTGAAGGTCCTGAACTCCCAAGATAAGTCAAATACTCTGAAAGACTTAGACGTGTTGTTTACTTCTGTCTCTGCATCAACTGTCTCAAGCATGGCTACTGTTGAAATGGAGGAATTCTCAAGCAAACAACTCTGGGTTTTGGCAATTTTAATGCTGATTGGTAGTGAGGTATTCACTTCAATACTTGGTCTTCACTTCATGAGGGCTAAATTCAATACAGAAAATTCACTCAACACAAGGGACCACATATCTCATGTTGATATTGAATCTATTAATGTTACAAACTTTGATCCCAACACTAGCCATGGCACAAAAGATGAAGTGTCATTTTCCGAACTCCACCTGGCAAACAAACAGCATGTTGATCCCAAGACAACTGTGCTTTTAGGTGCTGCAGTGACGGTCTATCTTCTAATAACAAACTTAGGGAGCTCCTTAGTTATTTACCTCTACCTTAAGCTAGTACCAGATGCACAAGAAGTTCTGAAGAGAAAAGGGATTGGGCTCTTTCTTTTTTCTGTATTTACGGCTATATCCTCGGTTGCAAACTGTGGCTTCACTCCAGTAAACGAGAATATGATTATCTTCCAGAAGAACTCCGGTCTGCTATTGCTAATTATTCCTCAGATGCTAGTAGGAAATACATTATTTGCACCATGCTTGAGATTCATGGTGTGGTCACTCCAGAagattaccggcaaacaagaatgGTCTTTCATTCTTGAGCATCCAAAGGCCACCGGATACAGGCATCTTATGAGTACAAGAAAGTCTGCTTATTTAGTTTTAACTGTTGTGGGCTTCATCATTCTGCAAACCATATTGTTTTGCTCTTTGGAATGGAGCTCCGAGGCTATACAGGAAATGAGCAGCTATCAAAAGATAGTAGGTGCTCTTTTTCAGTCAACCAATGCGAGGCATGCTGGTGAAACTATTGTGGATCTGTCAAGCATCTCTTCGGCAATAATAGTCCTATACACCGTCATGAT GTACCTCCCTGGTTACACTTCACTTTTACCCAATTATGACGATCGGTATTCTAAGGCCGAGAAGAGATACAGCAGAAAAGGGCTATTGGAGGACTGGATCTTCTCCCAGTTGACTTATTTGGCTATCTTTGTCATGCTAATTTGCATCACTGAGCGAGAAGCACTGACCACAGATCCACTTAATTTCAATGTTTTCAGCATACTGTTTGAAGTTGTCAG TGCATATGGAAACGTGGGCTTCTCAATGGGTTACAGCTGCAAGAGGTTACTGAAACAAGACGTACACTGCAAGGATGCTTCATATGGATTTGTCGGAAAATGGAGCGACAAGGGGAAAATGATTCTGATCATCGTCATGGTCTTCGGGAGGCTTAAGGCGTACAATTTGAAGGGCGGAAAAGCATGGAAGCTTAGATAG